A genomic segment from Aegilops tauschii subsp. strangulata cultivar AL8/78 chromosome 1, Aet v6.0, whole genome shotgun sequence encodes:
- the LOC109742033 gene encoding uncharacterized protein encodes MDPKGLDSDKSASRLYVGNLDFRISESDVIKMFSPYGKIIAEDFLLHTRGPKRGEPRGYAFVQYTTKEEAQLAKEKMNGKLVCGRPVVVHLASEKCFLDSGNSQRALKDKKLAGGSGSKLAQTDRAAKISAIKNKLKSLENDGCSTKRPRLNPDDLKSTGEQSDKKL; translated from the exons ATG GATCCCAAGGGTCTTGACAGCGATAAGTCGGCGAGTAGGCTCTATGTGGGCAATCTGGATTTTAGGATATCAGA GTCTGACGTTATCAAGATGTTCTCCCCCTATGGAAAGATCATAGCTGAGGATTTCCTGTTGCATACGCGTGGCCCGAAGCGAGGCGAGCCTCGTGGTTATGCCTTTGTTCAGTACACTACCAAAGAG GAAGCTCAGTTGGCAAAGGAGAAGATGAATGGCAAGTTGGTCTGTGGACGTCCTGTGGTGGTTCACCTAGCGAGCGAGAAGTGTTTCCTAGATTCCGGTAATTCACAAAGAGCACTGAAAGACAAGAAACTGGCAGGTGGTTCGGGAAGCAAATTAGCACAAACTGATCGTGCTGCAAAGATATCTGCGATAAAAAACAAGTTGAAGTCTCTGGAGAATGATGGCTGTAGCACAAAAAGACCAAGACTTAACCCAGATGACTTGAAAAGCACTGGAGAACAATCTGATAAGAAGCTTTGA
- the LOC109742035 gene encoding uncharacterized GPI-anchored protein At1g61900 → MERASGSCFHGIVCHWLVLVLIWLCGCQHVLSQQTTLQPKDKFLLSDPPIGLFDPIEISPSVLPHNTNPVEPLSPMYPNYTSYDPVLTGKCHVNFSDLSFIMDKTASDCSVPLAPLVADVICCPQVSSLMNIFQAAYGGGNNTLVLNQASANACFSDIMSILASKGANTNIPELCTLRPSNLTDASCPVKDISSFERMVNVSKLLDACSSVDPLKECCRPVCQPAIVEAAVHISSGGASMFGSTTIPGSAAGINTVSDCKGVVHSYLSVKLSSEVANSAFRVLSGCKVNKVCPLEFDDPSSVVKACGKASSRPSCCTALQSYIATRQKQIFVTNLQAINCATMFGSMLQKAGVGNDIYGLCDIDLKDFSLQAFGQQGCLLRSLPTDIVFDNVTGISFTCDLSDNIAAPWPSSSSLQSLSLCAPEMSLPALPVSPLSGSSARISRTGIGILLPVVLFTTTISI, encoded by the exons ATGGAGAGGGCCTCTGGTTCTTGTTTTCATG GTATAGTGTGTCATTGGCTTGTATTGGTATTGATATGGCTTTGTGGCTGTCAGCATGTTCTGTCTCAGCAAACGACACTTCAACCAAAAGATAAATTTCTTCTGTCTGACCCACCTATTGGTCTCTTTGATCCGATAGAGATTTCGCCATCTGTTCTCCCACACAATACCAACCCAGTTGAGCCACTGTCACCAATGTATCCAAACTACACATCCTATGATCCGGTTTTGACTGGAAAATGCCATGTGAACTTTTCTGATCTCTCTTTTATTATGGACAAGACAGCGTCTGATTGTTCTGTACCTTTAGCACCACTGGTTGCCGATGTTATATGTTGTCCCCAAGTTAGTAGCTTGATGAATATATTCCAAGCTGCATATGGTGGTGGAAACAATACGCTTGTTCTCAATCAAGCTTCAGCAAATGCTTGTTTCTCTGACATCATGAGCATACTTGCAAGTAAAGGGGCAAACACCAACATCCCTGAGTTGTGTACTCTGAGGCCGTCAAATCTTACTGATGCTTCTTGTCCCGTGAAGGATATTAGTTCGTTTGAGAGAATGGTTAACGTAAGCAAACTCCTGGATGCATGCAGCAGTGTTGATCCACTGAAAGAGTGTTGTAGGCCAGTTTGCCAACCTGCAATAGTGGAGGCAGCGGTTCATATATCCTCAGGAGGGGCAAGCATGTTCGGAAGTACTACCATACCTGGGAGTGCGGCTGGAATTAATACTGTCAGTGACTGTAAAGGGGTGGTTCACTCCTACTTATCTGTGAAACTTTCATCAGAAGTGGCGAACAGTGCTTTCAGAGTATTATCTGGctgcaaggtgaacaaag TCTGTCCACTGGAGTTCGATGATCCTTCTTCAGTCGTTAAGGCATGTGGCAAGGCATCTTCAAGGCCTTCATGCTGCACAGCGTTGCAATCTTATATCGCAACTAGACAGAAACAAATATTTGTCACAAACTTGCAAGCAATTAACTGTGCAACAATGTTCGGATCAATGCTACAGAAAGCTGGTGTGGGGAATGATATTTATGGGCTGTGTGATATTGACTTGAAAGATTTTAGCCTGCAAG CTTTTGGGCAGCAAG GTTGTCTACTTCGGAGCTTACCTACGGACATTGTATTCGACAACGTTACGGGCATTAGCTTTACGTGTGATTTGAGTGACAATATTGCAgcaccatggccatcgtcatcGTCTCTCCAGTCTTTGTCGCTGTGTGCTCCAG AAATGTCATTGCCTGCATTACCGGTCTCGCCGTTATCAGGAAGCTCAG CACGTATCTCCAGAACTGGAATTGGGATTCTGCTGCCTGTTGTGCTCTTCACCACGACCATCTCCATCTGA
- the LOC109742034 gene encoding uncharacterized protein, giving the protein MEASPSRSDSFSRAWLGCRASIERLDADAGLGCSFNSSTSFIDMDPAELFSMRWTSSAAVPAEDDEEAAEFDFGQLTCAGAQCFSPLLVGAGQPLLPCEPGVVSYVSSPAFYSAQSTPASAVSSRRRGRHAPLVATRRILLRYLRLLAPLCRKVRALPVRALAPRSSSRSAALAAATSSPARQSTSSYASATEYWCHGHADTAVSDAILYCKKSIQGRQDAV; this is encoded by the coding sequence ATGGAGGCCTCGCCGTCTCGCAGCGACAGCTTCTCCCGCGCGTGGCTCGGCTGCAGGGCGTCCATCGAGCGGCTCGACGCCGACGCCGGCCTCGGGTGCTCGTTCAACAGCTCCACGTCCTTCATCGACATGGACCCCGCGGAGCTCTTCTCCATGCGGTGGACGTCCTCCGCCGCAGTGCCGGCGGAGGATGACGAGGAGGCTGCCGAGTTCGACTTCGGCCAGCTGACGTGCGCCGGCGCGCAGTGCTTCTCCCCGCTGCTTGTCGGCGCCGGACAGCCCCTCCTCCCGTGCGAGCCTGGCGTCGTGTCCTACGTGTCGTCGCCCGCTTTCTACTCCGCGCAGAGCACGCCGGCCTCCGCGGTCAGCTCGCGCCGCCGTGGCCGGCACGCGCCGCTGGTGGCGACGCGGAGGATACTGCTCCGGTACCTGCGCCTCCTGGCGCCGCTGTGCCGGAAGGTGAGGGCGCTGCCGGTGCGGGCGCTCGCGCCGCGGTCGTCGTCCAGGTCTGCTGCCTTGGCCGCGGCGACGTCGTCCCCGGCGCGGCAGTCCACGTCCAGCTACGCGAGCGCCACGGAGTACTGGTGCCACGGCCACGCCGACACCGCCGTCAGCGACGCCATCCTCTACTGCAAGAAATCTATCCAGGGACGACAGGATGCCGTGTAG